Proteins encoded by one window of Streptomyces sp. NBC_01571:
- a CDS encoding M14 family metallopeptidase: protein MRRRARAILAAGALLLGGAGMAPIAQAQSGSSPEPDANAVKVFHAEVTKQQIPLLLAAGQDGHELGDQTAKNGKSAVEVYLTDKQARKLEKQGVELTEHTLSARTEARVEDAAQGVFRPYSGKGNLQEEIVKTGAAHPDLTKVVSIGKTLKGQDILALKLTKGAKKTKDGSKPSVLYMSNQHAREWITPEMTRRLMHYYLDNYSTDKRIKKIVDSTELWFVLSANPDGYDYTFQGEDERQWRKNLRDVNGDGVISTGDGVDLNRNFAYKWGYDDEGSSPNPTNETYRGASPGSEPETRALDAFEKRVDFTYGINYHSAAELLLYGVGWQVATPTPDDVLYKSLAGTPENSAIPGYHPQVSSELYTTNGEADGHAGNVNGMAMFTPEMSTCQTASNIDPNDAWNAADCASVFTFPDDEKLIEQEFEKNVPFALSVAETAAHPDRPSSSVGIDAPDFTPAAFTTSYSRGADQEVSVVVRKSVRDKELKYRVNGGRTLDMALKPWRGGETYGGADNLYFDEYRAKVKDGDRGDKVEVWFTGETRSGKKTSSTHFTYTVAERPVADTLVVAEEGAAATQSQAYVDALKANGKKSLVWDVATLGAPDALGVLDHFRTVVHYTGAARPANATQLQLRAFLNQGGKLVEAGEQAGGNVDLGGGNLSNDFSQYYLGAYSRTSTPGANGFTGSGRLTGFTGALGDAPGNPLNTAGTYGVTSDSLPAAQYPQFASSAGAGQFAGTVNPYGPYAGSSMAAAVHTDDAYKRLTRTIDLTGVSAADKPALRTQLLWDTEPGYDHAVVEIHTTGADDWTTLPEAGGATSSEVPAECEAGFLVHEHPWLKHYLTVNASGCANTGTSGAWNSFTGASSGWQQVAFDLSAYAGKSVEVSLSYVTDPSTGGHGVLADDTSLVVAGTATGTEGFETSLGPWSVPGPPPGSPAVLKDWARYGELFKTYGGITTGDTVLLGFGLEHVTAAADRAALMGKALTALKS, encoded by the coding sequence ATGAGACGAAGAGCGAGAGCGATCCTCGCTGCGGGCGCACTCCTGCTGGGCGGTGCCGGCATGGCGCCCATCGCCCAGGCGCAGAGCGGGAGTTCGCCCGAACCCGACGCGAACGCCGTGAAGGTGTTCCACGCGGAGGTCACGAAACAGCAGATACCCCTGCTGCTCGCGGCCGGGCAGGACGGACACGAACTCGGCGACCAGACCGCGAAGAACGGCAAGAGCGCGGTCGAGGTCTACCTGACCGACAAGCAGGCCCGGAAGCTGGAGAAGCAGGGCGTCGAGCTCACCGAGCACACGCTTTCCGCCAGGACCGAGGCGCGCGTCGAGGACGCGGCCCAGGGCGTGTTCCGGCCGTACAGCGGAAAGGGCAATCTCCAGGAGGAGATCGTCAAGACCGGCGCGGCCCACCCCGACCTCACCAAGGTCGTCTCCATCGGCAAGACCCTCAAGGGCCAGGACATCCTCGCGCTGAAGCTGACCAAGGGCGCGAAGAAGACGAAGGACGGCTCCAAGCCGTCCGTGCTGTACATGTCCAACCAGCACGCTCGCGAGTGGATCACGCCCGAGATGACCCGGCGCCTGATGCACTACTACCTGGACAACTACTCCACGGACAAGCGCATCAAGAAGATCGTGGACTCGACCGAACTGTGGTTCGTGCTGTCGGCCAACCCGGACGGCTACGACTACACGTTCCAGGGCGAGGACGAGCGCCAGTGGCGCAAGAACCTGCGGGACGTGAACGGCGACGGCGTCATCTCCACCGGCGACGGCGTCGACCTCAACCGCAACTTCGCCTACAAGTGGGGCTACGACGACGAGGGTTCGTCCCCCAACCCCACCAACGAGACCTACCGCGGCGCGAGCCCCGGGTCCGAGCCCGAGACCCGGGCCCTCGACGCCTTCGAGAAGCGCGTCGACTTCACGTACGGCATCAACTACCACTCCGCCGCCGAACTGCTCCTCTACGGAGTGGGCTGGCAGGTGGCGACGCCGACCCCGGACGACGTGCTCTACAAGTCGCTCGCCGGAACCCCGGAGAACTCGGCGATCCCCGGCTATCACCCGCAGGTCTCCTCGGAGCTCTACACCACCAACGGCGAGGCGGACGGCCACGCCGGCAACGTCAACGGCATGGCGATGTTCACCCCCGAGATGTCGACCTGCCAGACCGCGTCGAACATCGACCCGAACGACGCCTGGAACGCGGCGGACTGCGCCTCGGTCTTCACCTTCCCGGACGACGAGAAGCTGATCGAGCAGGAGTTCGAGAAGAACGTCCCGTTCGCGCTCTCCGTCGCCGAGACCGCCGCCCACCCCGACCGGCCCTCGTCCTCGGTCGGCATCGACGCGCCCGACTTCACCCCGGCCGCCTTCACCACGTCGTACTCCCGCGGAGCGGACCAGGAGGTCTCCGTCGTCGTCCGCAAGTCCGTACGCGACAAGGAGCTCAAGTACCGCGTCAACGGCGGCCGAACGCTGGACATGGCCCTCAAGCCCTGGCGCGGCGGCGAGACCTACGGCGGCGCGGACAACCTCTACTTCGACGAGTACCGCGCCAAGGTCAAGGACGGCGACCGGGGCGACAAGGTCGAGGTCTGGTTCACCGGCGAGACCAGGAGCGGCAAGAAGACCTCCAGCACCCACTTCACCTACACCGTGGCCGAACGGCCCGTGGCCGACACCCTCGTCGTCGCCGAGGAGGGCGCGGCAGCCACCCAGTCCCAGGCGTACGTCGACGCCCTGAAGGCCAACGGGAAGAAGTCCCTCGTCTGGGACGTGGCCACCCTCGGCGCGCCCGACGCGCTCGGCGTGCTCGACCACTTCAGGACGGTCGTCCACTACACCGGAGCCGCACGGCCCGCGAACGCCACCCAGCTCCAGCTGCGCGCCTTCCTCAACCAGGGCGGGAAGCTGGTCGAGGCGGGCGAACAGGCCGGCGGCAACGTCGACCTCGGCGGAGGCAACCTCTCCAACGACTTCAGCCAGTACTACCTCGGCGCCTACTCCCGTACGTCCACCCCGGGAGCCAACGGCTTCACCGGCTCCGGCAGGCTCACCGGCTTCACGGGAGCGCTCGGGGACGCGCCCGGCAACCCGCTGAACACGGCGGGCACCTACGGCGTCACCTCGGACAGCCTGCCCGCCGCCCAGTACCCGCAGTTCGCGTCCAGCGCGGGCGCCGGCCAGTTCGCGGGCACCGTCAACCCCTACGGGCCCTACGCCGGCTCGTCCATGGCCGCCGCGGTGCACACCGACGACGCCTACAAACGACTCACCCGCACCATCGACCTCACCGGCGTCAGCGCCGCCGACAAGCCGGCGCTGCGCACCCAGCTCCTGTGGGACACCGAGCCCGGCTACGACCACGCCGTCGTCGAGATCCACACCACCGGGGCCGACGACTGGACGACGCTGCCCGAGGCGGGTGGCGCCACCAGCAGCGAGGTACCCGCGGAGTGCGAGGCCGGATTCCTGGTCCACGAGCACCCCTGGCTCAAGCACTACCTGACCGTCAACGCGTCCGGCTGCGCCAACACCGGCACCAGCGGGGCCTGGAACAGCTTCACCGGCGCCTCCAGCGGCTGGCAGCAGGTCGCCTTCGACCTCAGCGCGTACGCCGGGAAGTCGGTGGAGGTGTCCCTGAGCTACGTCACCGACCCGAGCACCGGCGGCCACGGCGTCCTCGCGGACGACACCTCTCTCGTCGTTGCCGGGACGGCCACCGGGACGGAGGGCTTCGAGACCTCACTCGGCCCCTGGAGCGTCCCCGGACCGCCCCCGGGCAGCCCGGCCGTCCTCAAGGACTGGGCACGCTACGGAGAGCTGTTCAAGACCTATGGAGGGATCACCACCGGTGACACCGTGCTGCTGGGCTTCGGCCTGGAGCACGTCACCGCCGCGGCCGACCGCGCGGCCCTGATGGGGAAGGCGCTCACCGCTCTGAAGAGCTGA
- the yvcK gene encoding uridine diphosphate-N-acetylglucosamine-binding protein YvcK, translating to MTGRAALRLSRLRRITAEGQGGRPAEARGAKPRRRGAQPKVVALGGGMGLSASLAALRRITGDLTAVVTVADDGGSSGRLRDELGVLPPGDLRKALAALCGDDDWGQTWARVIQHRFQSKGDLHEHAVGNLLIVALWEQLGDHVQALDLVGRLLGAHGRVLPMSAVPLELQALVRGHRPERPDEVETVRGQATVALTPGEVQSVHVVPHDPPAVPEAVAAVLDADWVVLGPGSWFSSVIPHLLVPELLDALTQTKARRVLSLNLAPQPGETEGFSPQRHLEVLGRHAPKLALDVVLADEAAVPDRDSLTDAAKRFGAAVELAPVARTDGSPRHDPELLAAAYDRIFRMHGRIGPWR from the coding sequence ATGACGGGACGTGCCGCACTGCGGCTCAGCAGGCTGCGGAGGATCACCGCGGAGGGACAGGGCGGCAGACCCGCCGAGGCACGCGGCGCGAAGCCGCGCCGCCGCGGTGCCCAGCCCAAGGTGGTCGCCCTGGGCGGCGGCATGGGCCTGTCCGCCTCGCTCGCCGCGCTGCGCCGGATCACCGGCGACCTCACCGCCGTCGTCACCGTGGCCGACGACGGCGGCTCCAGCGGTCGCCTGCGGGACGAGCTGGGGGTACTGCCCCCCGGTGACCTGCGCAAGGCCCTGGCGGCGCTGTGCGGCGACGACGACTGGGGCCAGACCTGGGCCCGCGTCATCCAGCACCGTTTCCAGTCCAAGGGCGACCTCCACGAGCACGCGGTCGGCAATCTGCTGATCGTCGCCCTGTGGGAGCAGCTCGGCGACCACGTCCAGGCCCTGGACCTGGTCGGCAGACTGCTGGGCGCGCACGGCCGGGTGCTGCCCATGTCCGCCGTGCCCCTGGAGCTGCAGGCCCTGGTCAGGGGGCACCGGCCGGAGCGGCCCGACGAGGTGGAGACGGTCCGCGGGCAGGCCACGGTGGCCCTCACGCCCGGCGAGGTGCAGTCCGTGCACGTCGTGCCGCACGACCCGCCCGCCGTCCCCGAGGCCGTGGCGGCCGTCCTCGACGCGGACTGGGTGGTGCTGGGTCCCGGCTCCTGGTTCTCCTCGGTGATTCCGCACCTTCTCGTCCCCGAGCTGCTGGACGCCCTCACACAGACGAAGGCCCGCCGGGTACTCTCCCTGAACCTCGCCCCGCAGCCCGGAGAAACCGAGGGCTTCTCTCCGCAGCGTCATTTGGAGGTTTTGGGACGACACGCCCCTAAACTCGCCCTGGACGTGGTGCTGGCCGACGAGGCCGCCGTGCCCGACCGCGACTCACTGACCGACGCTGCCAAGCGGTTCGGCGCCGCGGTCGAGCTGGCGCCGGTGGCCCGGACCGACGGATCTCCGCGGCACGACCCGGAGCTGTTGGCCGCCGCGTACGACCGTATTTTTCGGATGCATGGAAGGATCGGCCCATGGCGATGA
- the gap gene encoding type I glyceraldehyde-3-phosphate dehydrogenase, which translates to MTIRVGINGFGRIGRNYFRALLEQGADIEIVAVNDLGDTATTAHLLKYDTILGRLKAEVSHTADTITVDGHTIKVLSERNPADIPWGELGVDIVIESTGIFTKKADAEKHIAGGAKKVLISAPAKDEDITIVMGVNQDKYDPAQHNIISNASCTTNCVAPMAKVLDENFGIVKGLMTTVHAYTNDQRILDFPHSDLRRARAAAENIIPTTTGAAKATALVLPQLKGKLDGIAMRVPVPTGSATDLVVTLQREVTKDEVNAAFKKASEDGDLKGYLAYTEDPIVSSDIVGDPASCTFDSSLTMVQEGNSVKILGWYDNEWGYSNRLVDLTVFVGGQL; encoded by the coding sequence GTGACGATCCGCGTAGGCATCAACGGCTTTGGCCGCATCGGTCGTAACTACTTCCGCGCGCTGCTGGAGCAGGGTGCTGACATCGAGATCGTGGCTGTCAACGACCTGGGTGACACCGCGACCACCGCTCACCTGCTCAAGTACGACACCATCCTGGGCCGTCTCAAGGCCGAGGTGTCGCACACCGCCGACACGATCACCGTCGACGGCCACACCATCAAGGTGCTCTCCGAGCGCAACCCCGCCGACATCCCGTGGGGCGAGCTCGGCGTCGACATCGTCATCGAGTCGACGGGCATCTTCACCAAGAAGGCCGACGCCGAGAAGCACATCGCCGGCGGCGCCAAGAAGGTCCTGATCTCGGCTCCGGCCAAGGACGAGGACATCACCATCGTGATGGGCGTCAACCAGGACAAGTACGACCCGGCGCAGCACAACATCATCTCCAACGCCTCCTGCACCACCAACTGTGTGGCGCCGATGGCCAAGGTGCTCGACGAGAACTTCGGCATCGTCAAGGGCCTGATGACGACGGTGCACGCGTACACGAACGACCAGCGCATCCTGGACTTCCCGCACTCGGACCTGCGCCGCGCCCGCGCCGCCGCCGAGAACATCATCCCGACCACGACCGGTGCCGCCAAGGCCACCGCCCTGGTCCTCCCGCAGCTCAAGGGCAAGCTCGACGGCATCGCGATGCGCGTCCCGGTCCCGACCGGCTCGGCCACCGACCTGGTCGTGACGCTGCAGCGCGAGGTCACCAAGGACGAGGTCAACGCCGCGTTCAAGAAGGCCTCCGAGGACGGCGACCTCAAGGGCTACCTGGCCTACACCGAGGACCCGATCGTCTCGTCGGACATCGTCGGCGACCCGGCCTCCTGCACCTTCGACTCCTCCCTGACCATGGTCCAGGAGGGCAACTCGGTGAAGATCCTCGGCTGGTACGACAACGAGTGGGGCTACTCCAACCGCCTCGTCGACCTCACGGTCTTCGTCGGCGGCCAGCTCTAA
- the whiA gene encoding DNA-binding protein WhiA: MAMTAAVKDEISRLPVTRTCCRKAEVSAILRFAGGLHLVSGRIVIEAELDTAMAARRLKRDILEIFGHSSELIVMAPGGLRRGSRYVVRVVAGGDQLARQTGLVDGRGRPIRGLPPQVVSGATCDAEAAWRGAFLAHGSLTEPGRSSSLEVTCPGPEAALALVGAARRLSIAAKAREVRGVDRVVVRDGDAIGALLTRLGAHESVLAWEERRMRREVRATANRLANFDDANLRRSARAAVAAGARVQRALEILADEVPEHLAAAGRLRMEHKQASLEELGALADPPLTKDAVAGRIRRLLAMADKRAQDLGIPGTESNLTEEMADNLAG, encoded by the coding sequence ATGGCGATGACGGCAGCGGTGAAGGATGAGATCTCCCGGCTTCCCGTCACCCGGACCTGCTGCAGAAAGGCGGAGGTCTCCGCCATTCTGCGGTTCGCGGGCGGCCTTCACCTGGTGAGCGGCCGGATCGTGATCGAAGCGGAGCTGGACACAGCGATGGCGGCACGTCGGCTGAAGCGGGACATCCTGGAGATCTTCGGCCACAGTTCCGAACTGATCGTGATGGCGCCCGGCGGACTGCGCCGCGGCTCCCGCTATGTCGTACGCGTCGTGGCGGGCGGCGATCAGCTGGCCCGCCAGACAGGACTCGTGGACGGCCGTGGACGCCCGATCAGGGGCCTTCCGCCGCAGGTGGTCTCGGGGGCCACCTGCGACGCCGAGGCCGCCTGGCGGGGAGCCTTCCTCGCGCACGGCTCGCTGACCGAGCCGGGCCGCTCCTCCTCGCTGGAGGTGACCTGCCCGGGCCCGGAGGCCGCGCTCGCGCTGGTCGGCGCCGCCCGCAGGCTGTCGATCGCGGCGAAGGCCCGCGAGGTGCGGGGTGTGGACCGGGTGGTCGTACGGGACGGGGACGCGATCGGCGCGCTGCTGACCCGCCTCGGCGCCCATGAGTCCGTGCTCGCCTGGGAGGAGCGGCGGATGCGCCGCGAGGTCCGGGCCACGGCCAACAGGCTCGCCAACTTCGACGACGCCAATCTGCGCCGCTCCGCCCGCGCGGCCGTCGCCGCCGGGGCGCGCGTGCAGCGCGCCCTGGAGATCCTCGCCGACGAGGTGCCGGAACACCTCGCCGCGGCCGGACGGCTGCGCATGGAGCACAAGCAGGCATCCCTGGAGGAGCTGGGCGCGCTCGCCGACCCGCCGCTGACCAAGGACGCCGTCGCCGGCCGTATCCGGCGGCTGCTGGCCATGGCCGACAAGCGGGCCCAGGACCTGGGGATCCCGGGTACGGAGTCCAATCTCACCGAGGAGATGGCGGACAACCTCGCGGGCTGA
- the pgk gene encoding phosphoglycerate kinase: MKTIDELIAEGVDGKRVFVRADLNVPLSDGLITDDGRIRAVLPTVKALAEAGAKVIVASHLGRPKGAPDPAFSLLQPAERLGELLGAPIAFAQDTVGPAAHDAVNGLEPGQVAVIENLRFNAGETSKDDTERGEFADQLAALADVYVGDGFGAVHRKHASVYDLPARLPHYAGYLIATEVGVLKRLTEDVKRPYVVALGGSKVSDKLAVIDALLGKADRLLIGGGMAFTFLKAKGYEIGASLVQDDQLSAVKEYIERAEKNGVELVLPVDVVTATQFPDLKTKAPSNPTIVAADAIPADGMGLDIGPETGALYASKLADAATVFWNGPMGVFEHPDYAEGTKAVAQALLDSPAFTVVGGGDSAAAVRTLGFDEKAFGHISTGGGASLEYLEGKTLPGLAALED; the protein is encoded by the coding sequence ATGAAGACGATCGACGAACTCATCGCCGAAGGCGTGGACGGCAAGCGGGTCTTCGTCCGCGCCGACCTGAACGTGCCACTGTCCGACGGCCTCATCACGGACGACGGCCGCATCCGCGCGGTCCTGCCCACCGTCAAGGCGCTGGCCGAAGCGGGCGCCAAGGTGATCGTCGCCTCCCACCTGGGCCGTCCCAAGGGCGCCCCGGACCCCGCCTTCTCCCTGCTGCAGCCCGCCGAGCGCCTCGGCGAACTCCTCGGCGCCCCGATCGCGTTCGCCCAGGACACCGTGGGCCCCGCCGCCCACGACGCCGTGAACGGCCTGGAGCCCGGCCAGGTCGCGGTCATCGAGAACCTGCGCTTCAACGCGGGCGAGACGTCCAAGGACGACACCGAGCGCGGCGAGTTCGCCGACCAGCTCGCGGCTCTGGCCGATGTCTACGTGGGTGACGGTTTCGGCGCCGTGCACCGCAAGCACGCCTCCGTGTACGACCTCCCCGCCCGCCTGCCGCACTACGCCGGCTACCTCATCGCCACCGAGGTCGGCGTCCTGAAGAGGCTCACCGAGGACGTCAAGCGCCCCTACGTCGTCGCCCTCGGCGGTTCCAAGGTCTCCGACAAGCTCGCCGTCATCGACGCACTGCTCGGCAAGGCCGACCGGCTGCTCATCGGCGGCGGCATGGCCTTCACCTTCCTCAAGGCGAAGGGCTACGAGATCGGCGCCTCCCTCGTTCAGGACGACCAGCTGTCCGCCGTCAAGGAGTACATCGAGCGCGCCGAGAAGAACGGCGTCGAGTTGGTCCTCCCGGTCGACGTCGTGACCGCGACGCAGTTCCCCGACCTGAAGACCAAGGCCCCGTCCAACCCCACCATCGTCGCCGCGGACGCCATCCCGGCCGACGGGATGGGCCTCGACATCGGTCCCGAGACCGGTGCCCTCTACGCCTCGAAGCTCGCCGACGCGGCCACCGTCTTCTGGAACGGTCCGATGGGCGTCTTCGAGCACCCCGACTACGCCGAGGGCACCAAGGCGGTCGCCCAGGCCCTCCTCGACTCCCCGGCCTTCACGGTGGTCGGCGGTGGCGACTCCGCCGCGGCCGTCCGCACCCTGGGCTTCGACGAGAAGGCATTCGGCCACATCTCGACCGGTGGCGGCGCCTCCCTCGAATACCTCGAGGGCAAGACGCTTCCCGGTCTCGCCGCACTGGAGGACTGA